The Panicum hallii strain FIL2 chromosome 9, PHallii_v3.1, whole genome shotgun sequence genome has a window encoding:
- the LOC112877083 gene encoding organic cation/carnitine transporter 7 isoform X2, which translates to MEGGRKGFLFTAIVTSGAGFLSAFAPNYLSLIFLRFLVGIGLGGGPVLGSWFLEFVPAPNRGTWMVVFSAFWTVGTIFEASLAWMVMPKFGWRWLLALSSVPSFLLLLFYAITPESPRFLCMKGRTTEAVEVLEKMARLNNVQLPSGRLVSDKNIELDEVSGSSESTILLADAEVSDGIDKDEGSDFGGIKSVGKLLSPKLIRATLLLWMAFFGNAFSYYGIVLLTSELSNGNRICAKQEVESVHSNNASLYKNVFISSFAEIPGSLMSAMVVDRFGRRLSMASMLFTSCVFLFPLVFSRTDILTRISLFGARLCISASFTIVYIYAPEIYPTAVRTTGIGIASSVGRIGGILCPLVAVAMVHSCHQTTAILLFELVVFLSGLAVSFFPFETKGCRLNDTEVDMN; encoded by the exons ATGGAAGGAGGCAG GAAGGGCTTTCTCTTTACTGCCATCGTGACAAGTGGAGCTGGATTCTTGAGTGCTTTTGCTCCTAACTATCTGTCATTAATTTTTCTGAGGTTCTTAGTTGGTATTGGTTTGGGAGGAGGACCTGTTCTCGGATCTTGGTTCTTGGAGTTTGTTCCTGCACCAAATAGAGGAACTTGGATGGTGGTATTTTCTGCATTTTGGACTGTTGGGACCATCTTCGAGGCATCTCTTGCATGG ATGGTTATGCCCAAGTTTGGCTGGAGGTGGTTGTTAGCATTATCATCTGTTCCATCTTTCCTCCTGCTCCTATTTTATGCCATTACGCCAGAGTCACCAAGGTTCCTATGCATGAAAGGAAGAACCACTGAGGCCGTGGAGGTATTGGAGAAAATGGCAAGACTAAACAATGTGCAGCTACCTTCAGGCAGGCTTGTTTCGGATAAAAATATCGAGCTAGATGAAGTTTCAGGATCTTCGGAGTCCACAATACTTCTGGCTGATGCTGAAGTAAGTGATGGCATAGATAAAGACGAAGGTTCCGATTTCGGAGGTATCAAGTCCGTTGGCAAGCTACTTTCCCCAAAATTGATCAGAGCAACTCTACTTCTGTGGATGGCCTTCTTTGGAAATGCGTTTTCCTATTACGGGATTGTTCTTCTGACATCAGAGCTAAGTAATGGAAATAGGATATGTGCGAAACAGGAGGTTGAATCAGTACATTCAAATAATGCGAGCCTATATAAGAACGTTTTCATATCTAGTTTTGCAG AGATCCCAGGGTCACTAATGTCGGCCATGGTCGTGGATAGATTTGGCCGGAGGCTTTCAATGGCGTCGATGCTCTTCACTAGCTGTGTTTTCCTATTCCCACTAGTCTTCTCCCGGACGGATATACTGACAAGAATCTCCCTGTTTGGTGCCCGGCTCTGTATTTCAGCCAGCTTCACCATTGTATACATATACGCTCCAGAG ATCTACCCGACCGCGGTGAGAACGACGGGCATCGGCATCGCGAGCTCGGTGGGCAGGATCGGGGGCATCCTCTGCCCGCTCGTCGCGGTGGCCATGGTGCACAGCTGCCATCAGACGACGGCGATCCTCCTCTTCGAGCTTGTAGTCTTCCTCTCCGGCCTGGCCGTCTCATTCTTCCCCTTCGAGACAAAGGGGTGTAGACTCAACGACACTGAGGTTGATATGAACTGA
- the LOC112877083 gene encoding organic cation/carnitine transporter 7 isoform X1: MMEEQSASYTVDDALLSSGFGKFQMLIFSYAGIGLIAEAMEMMLLSFVGPSVQLEWKLTSHQESMITSFVFVGMLIGAYSWGVVSDNYGRRKGFLFTAIVTSGAGFLSAFAPNYLSLIFLRFLVGIGLGGGPVLGSWFLEFVPAPNRGTWMVVFSAFWTVGTIFEASLAWMVMPKFGWRWLLALSSVPSFLLLLFYAITPESPRFLCMKGRTTEAVEVLEKMARLNNVQLPSGRLVSDKNIELDEVSGSSESTILLADAEVSDGIDKDEGSDFGGIKSVGKLLSPKLIRATLLLWMAFFGNAFSYYGIVLLTSELSNGNRICAKQEVESVHSNNASLYKNVFISSFAEIPGSLMSAMVVDRFGRRLSMASMLFTSCVFLFPLVFSRTDILTRISLFGARLCISASFTIVYIYAPEIYPTAVRTTGIGIASSVGRIGGILCPLVAVAMVHSCHQTTAILLFELVVFLSGLAVSFFPFETKGCRLNDTEVDMN; the protein is encoded by the exons ATG ATGGAGGAGCAATCAGCTTCATATACCGTGGATGACGCGCTCTTGTCATCAGGTTTTGGGAAGTTCCAGATGTTGATTTTTTCCTATGCTGGGATTGGCTTAATTGCAGAAGCGATGGAGATGATGTTGTTATCATTTGTCGGTCCATCAGTACAGCTAGAGTGGAAGCTTACTTCTCATCAGGAAAGCATGATTACAAGTTTTGTTTTTGTTGGAATGCTGATAGGAGCTTACTCATGGGGTGTGGTTTCAGACAACTATGGAAGGAG GAAGGGCTTTCTCTTTACTGCCATCGTGACAAGTGGAGCTGGATTCTTGAGTGCTTTTGCTCCTAACTATCTGTCATTAATTTTTCTGAGGTTCTTAGTTGGTATTGGTTTGGGAGGAGGACCTGTTCTCGGATCTTGGTTCTTGGAGTTTGTTCCTGCACCAAATAGAGGAACTTGGATGGTGGTATTTTCTGCATTTTGGACTGTTGGGACCATCTTCGAGGCATCTCTTGCATGG ATGGTTATGCCCAAGTTTGGCTGGAGGTGGTTGTTAGCATTATCATCTGTTCCATCTTTCCTCCTGCTCCTATTTTATGCCATTACGCCAGAGTCACCAAGGTTCCTATGCATGAAAGGAAGAACCACTGAGGCCGTGGAGGTATTGGAGAAAATGGCAAGACTAAACAATGTGCAGCTACCTTCAGGCAGGCTTGTTTCGGATAAAAATATCGAGCTAGATGAAGTTTCAGGATCTTCGGAGTCCACAATACTTCTGGCTGATGCTGAAGTAAGTGATGGCATAGATAAAGACGAAGGTTCCGATTTCGGAGGTATCAAGTCCGTTGGCAAGCTACTTTCCCCAAAATTGATCAGAGCAACTCTACTTCTGTGGATGGCCTTCTTTGGAAATGCGTTTTCCTATTACGGGATTGTTCTTCTGACATCAGAGCTAAGTAATGGAAATAGGATATGTGCGAAACAGGAGGTTGAATCAGTACATTCAAATAATGCGAGCCTATATAAGAACGTTTTCATATCTAGTTTTGCAG AGATCCCAGGGTCACTAATGTCGGCCATGGTCGTGGATAGATTTGGCCGGAGGCTTTCAATGGCGTCGATGCTCTTCACTAGCTGTGTTTTCCTATTCCCACTAGTCTTCTCCCGGACGGATATACTGACAAGAATCTCCCTGTTTGGTGCCCGGCTCTGTATTTCAGCCAGCTTCACCATTGTATACATATACGCTCCAGAG ATCTACCCGACCGCGGTGAGAACGACGGGCATCGGCATCGCGAGCTCGGTGGGCAGGATCGGGGGCATCCTCTGCCCGCTCGTCGCGGTGGCCATGGTGCACAGCTGCCATCAGACGACGGCGATCCTCCTCTTCGAGCTTGTAGTCTTCCTCTCCGGCCTGGCCGTCTCATTCTTCCCCTTCGAGACAAAGGGGTGTAGACTCAACGACACTGAGGTTGATATGAACTGA